The Bombus fervidus isolate BK054 chromosome 6, iyBomFerv1, whole genome shotgun sequence genome contains a region encoding:
- the LOC139988408 gene encoding protein phosphatase 1L isoform X2, which produces MDDELEDKILYQTYVSYMKLVSKFAVGIPTGLNAGINSPLGYFWRIMRVYALKPEVLICGAVLAIILFYIQAVDIWSRSLLGKIQYTLGRTTSKVSKLPFLVNDSVNNGVKLSWELKQGHIAAYAVQGHRARMEDRFVVNEDMNNTGVSLFAIFDGHGGEFAANYARDKLIPNINKKVIELKDIIAGKATHIPENIKENEETEKKEEKSNTDHLERKKSFRKTVSTSLTDDCMKKNVGVTDPELLDKLDSLSRPITREVRPCRTVEKPPKVDITNYLDGNKINYGRLLTDEVLAVDRLLVEAAKKNMDIAGTTALIALLEDNKLIVANVGDSRGVMCDGKGNAIPLSFDHKPQQERERRRINKAGGLVTFNGVWRVAGILATSRALGDYPLKDKKLVIADPDILTFDLSDHNPMFIVLASDGLWDTFTNEEAVAFIKERINEPHFGAKSITLQSYYRGSADNITVVVINLKDRKYSISDIK; this is translated from the exons ATGGATGACGAACTAGAAGACAAGATTTTATATCAg acATATGTATCATACATGAAGCTAGTGTCAAAGTTTGCAGTGGGTATTCCCACAGGATTAAATGCTGGCATAAATTCTCCTTTGGGCTATTTTTGGAGAATCATGAGAGTCTATGCATTGAAGCCAGAAGTATTAATTTGTGGTGCGGTTTTGgcaataattctattttatatacaagCTGTTGATATATGGAGCCGATCACTACTAGGAAAAATCCAATATACACTTGGTCGTACTACATCAAAA GTATCAAAACTACCATTTTTAGTTAATGATTCTGTAAATAATGGAGTGAAGCTTAGTTGGGAATTAAAACAAGGACACATTGCTGCATATGCTGTTCAAGGTCATAGAGCTCGTATGGAAGATCGTTTTGTTGTAAATGAAGATATGAACAATACAGGTGTATctttatttgcaatatttgaTGGACATGGTGGAGAA tTTGCAGCAAATTATGCACGTGATAAACTTATTCcaaacattaataaaaaagtgattgaattaaaagatataatagcTGGTAAAGCAACACACATACCAGAAAACATaaaggaaaatgaagaaacagagaagaaagaggaaaaaagtaaTACAGATCACCTTGAACGCAAAAAATCTTTTCGTAAAACTGTAAGCACATCTTTAACAGATgattgtatgaaaaaaaatgttGGTGTAACTGATCCAGAATTGCTTGATAAATTGGATAGCTTGTCAAGACCAATAACAAGAGAG GTAAGACCATGTAGAACAGTGGAAAAGCCACCAAAAGtagatattacaaattacttggatggaaataaaataaactatgGTAGATTACTAACTGATGAAGTATTGGCCGTAGATAGATTATTAGTTGAGGCTGCTAAGAAAAATATGGATATAGCTG GTACAACTGCTTTAATTGCTCTCTTAGAAgacaataaattaattgtagcAAATGTTGGAGATTCAAGAGGTGTAATGTGTGATGGAAAAGGAAATGCCATACCTTTATCCTTTGACCATAAGCCACAAcaa gaaagagaaaggaggaGAATTAACAAAGCTGGTGGTTTAGTAACATTTAATGGTGTATGGAGAGTTGCTGGTATATTAGCAACTTCTCGAGCTTTAGGAGATTATccattaaaagataaaaaattagtgaTTGCTGATCctgatattttaacttttgaCCTAAGTGACCATAATCCGATGTTTATCGTCCTTGCGTCAGACGGTTTATGGGATACTTTTACAAATGAAGAGGCTGTCGCGTTTATTAAGGAACGTATAAACGAACCACATTTTGGTGCAAAAAGTATCACATTACAAAGTTATTACAG GGGTTCTGCAGACAATATAACTGTAgttgtaattaatttgaagGATCGTAAATACAGCATATCAGacatcaaatag
- the LOC139988408 gene encoding protein phosphatase 1L isoform X3, translating to MTVLPMQFTAYSNVIHISLQLYPTYVSYMKLVSKFAVGIPTGLNAGINSPLGYFWRIMRVYALKPEVLICGAVLAIILFYIQAVDIWSRSLLGKIQYTLGRTTSKVSKLPFLVNDSVNNGVKLSWELKQGHIAAYAVQGHRARMEDRFVVNEDMNNTGVSLFAIFDGHGGEFAANYARDKLIPNINKKVIELKDIIAGKATHIPENIKENEETEKKEEKSNTDHLERKKSFRKTVSTSLTDDCMKKNVGVTDPELLDKLDSLSRPITREVRPCRTVEKPPKVDITNYLDGNKINYGRLLTDEVLAVDRLLVEAAKKNMDIAANVGDSRGVMCDGKGNAIPLSFDHKPQQERERRRINKAGGLVTFNGVWRVAGILATSRALGDYPLKDKKLVIADPDILTFDLSDHNPMFIVLASDGLWDTFTNEEAVAFIKERINEPHFGAKSITLQSYYRGSADNITVVVINLKDRKYSISDIK from the exons acATATGTATCATACATGAAGCTAGTGTCAAAGTTTGCAGTGGGTATTCCCACAGGATTAAATGCTGGCATAAATTCTCCTTTGGGCTATTTTTGGAGAATCATGAGAGTCTATGCATTGAAGCCAGAAGTATTAATTTGTGGTGCGGTTTTGgcaataattctattttatatacaagCTGTTGATATATGGAGCCGATCACTACTAGGAAAAATCCAATATACACTTGGTCGTACTACATCAAAA GTATCAAAACTACCATTTTTAGTTAATGATTCTGTAAATAATGGAGTGAAGCTTAGTTGGGAATTAAAACAAGGACACATTGCTGCATATGCTGTTCAAGGTCATAGAGCTCGTATGGAAGATCGTTTTGTTGTAAATGAAGATATGAACAATACAGGTGTATctttatttgcaatatttgaTGGACATGGTGGAGAA tTTGCAGCAAATTATGCACGTGATAAACTTATTCcaaacattaataaaaaagtgattgaattaaaagatataatagcTGGTAAAGCAACACACATACCAGAAAACATaaaggaaaatgaagaaacagagaagaaagaggaaaaaagtaaTACAGATCACCTTGAACGCAAAAAATCTTTTCGTAAAACTGTAAGCACATCTTTAACAGATgattgtatgaaaaaaaatgttGGTGTAACTGATCCAGAATTGCTTGATAAATTGGATAGCTTGTCAAGACCAATAACAAGAGAG GTAAGACCATGTAGAACAGTGGAAAAGCCACCAAAAGtagatattacaaattacttggatggaaataaaataaactatgGTAGATTACTAACTGATGAAGTATTGGCCGTAGATAGATTATTAGTTGAGGCTGCTAAGAAAAATATGGATATAGCTG cAAATGTTGGAGATTCAAGAGGTGTAATGTGTGATGGAAAAGGAAATGCCATACCTTTATCCTTTGACCATAAGCCACAAcaa gaaagagaaaggaggaGAATTAACAAAGCTGGTGGTTTAGTAACATTTAATGGTGTATGGAGAGTTGCTGGTATATTAGCAACTTCTCGAGCTTTAGGAGATTATccattaaaagataaaaaattagtgaTTGCTGATCctgatattttaacttttgaCCTAAGTGACCATAATCCGATGTTTATCGTCCTTGCGTCAGACGGTTTATGGGATACTTTTACAAATGAAGAGGCTGTCGCGTTTATTAAGGAACGTATAAACGAACCACATTTTGGTGCAAAAAGTATCACATTACAAAGTTATTACAG GGGTTCTGCAGACAATATAACTGTAgttgtaattaatttgaagGATCGTAAATACAGCATATCAGacatcaaatag
- the Atg4a gene encoding autophagy-related 4a isoform X1 encodes MDSLFTQNISDEPEDIPQTDEPVWILGKKYNAIRELDIIRRDIRSKLWFTYRKNFVPIGGYNSTFTSDKGWGCMLRCGQMVLGQALIILHLGRDWQWTAETRNSTYLKILERFEDKRTAAFSIHQIASMGASEGKEVGQWFGPNTIAQVLKKLVVFDEWSSITIHVALDNTLIVNEILKQCRVEGGTTVEADGAVPLKAPSQWKPLLLLIPLRLGLSEINPIYINGLKTSFKIPQSLGVIGGKPNLALYFIGCVENEVIYLDPHTTQRSGSVGKKLEEEEIEMDATYHCKSSSRIPITGIDPSVALCFFCATEKDFKSLCKSIQEELITPEKQPLLELCAERLAQWSPVEDIASEAIATSTYVYFGIYCILKDLLHRELLYAIVYRKFTKMNKNQIEYLNIKKLDYNFIHYLFYEYVGNS; translated from the exons ATGGACAGCCTTTTCacacaaaatatttcagaCGAACCAGAGGATATACCACAAACAGATGAACCAGTATGGATTCttgggaaaaaatataatgccATAAGAG AACTGGACATAATTCGTAGGGATATAAGATCCAAGTTATGGTTTACTTACCGAAAAAATTTTGTGCCTATTGGTGGTTACAATTCTACATTTACATCCGACAAAGGTTGGGGTTGTATGTTAAGATGTGGTCAAATGGTTCTTGGTCAagctttaattatattacatttag gtAGAGATTGGCAATGGACTGCAGAAACTAGAAACAGTACGTACCTGAAAATTCTAGAACGTTTTGAAGACAAACGAACTGCTGCTTTCTCTATTCACCAAATTGCATCAATGGGAGCATCAGAAGGAAAAGAAGTTGGACAATGGTTTGGACCCAACACAATAGCACAAGTATTaaa aaaattagtTGTGTTTGATGAATGGAGTTCAATTACAATACACGTTGCTTTGGATAATACATTAATagttaatgaaattt tAAAGCAATGTAGAGTAGAAGGAGGTACAACAGTGGAAGCTGATGGTGCTGTACCATTGAAAGCACCTAGCCAATGGAAACctttattacttttaatacCTCTTCGCCTTGGATTAAGCGAGATTAATCCAATCTACATTAACGGTCTTAAA ACTTCATTCAAAATTCCACAATCTCTAGGAGTAATAGGAGGAAAACCTAATCTTGCACTATATTTCATAGGATGCGTcg AAAATGAAGTAATTTATTTAGATCCTCATACAACACAAAGATCGGGTAGTGTTGGCAAAAAATTAGAAGAGGAAGAGATTGAAATGGATGCTACCTACCATTGTAAATCTTCTAGTCGTATACCTATCACGGGAATAGATCCTTCTGTAGCACTT tgTTTTTTTTGTGCAACTGAAAAGGACTTTAAATCTTTATGCAAATCTATTCAGGAAGAATTAATAACACCAGAAAAGCAACCTTTACTTGAATTATGTGCAGAAAGATTAGCGCAATGGTCACCAGTTGAAGATATAGCTTCAGAAGCTATAGCAACTTCAACTT atGTCTATTTTGGTATATACTGTATACTAAAAGATCTACTTCACCGGGAACTTTTGTACGCCATTGTATATcgtaaatttacaaaaatgaacaaaaatcaaattgaatatttaaatataaaaaaacttgattataactttatacattatttattttatgaatatgttGGTAATTCATAA
- the LOC139988408 gene encoding protein phosphatase 1L isoform X4, giving the protein MKLVSKFAVGIPTGLNAGINSPLGYFWRIMRVYALKPEVLICGAVLAIILFYIQAVDIWSRSLLGKIQYTLGRTTSKVSKLPFLVNDSVNNGVKLSWELKQGHIAAYAVQGHRARMEDRFVVNEDMNNTGVSLFAIFDGHGGEFAANYARDKLIPNINKKVIELKDIIAGKATHIPENIKENEETEKKEEKSNTDHLERKKSFRKTVSTSLTDDCMKKNVGVTDPELLDKLDSLSRPITREVRPCRTVEKPPKVDITNYLDGNKINYGRLLTDEVLAVDRLLVEAAKKNMDIAGTTALIALLEDNKLIVANVGDSRGVMCDGKGNAIPLSFDHKPQQERERRRINKAGGLVTFNGVWRVAGILATSRALGDYPLKDKKLVIADPDILTFDLSDHNPMFIVLASDGLWDTFTNEEAVAFIKERINEPHFGAKSITLQSYYRGSADNITVVVINLKDRKYSISDIK; this is encoded by the exons ATGAAGCTAGTGTCAAAGTTTGCAGTGGGTATTCCCACAGGATTAAATGCTGGCATAAATTCTCCTTTGGGCTATTTTTGGAGAATCATGAGAGTCTATGCATTGAAGCCAGAAGTATTAATTTGTGGTGCGGTTTTGgcaataattctattttatatacaagCTGTTGATATATGGAGCCGATCACTACTAGGAAAAATCCAATATACACTTGGTCGTACTACATCAAAA GTATCAAAACTACCATTTTTAGTTAATGATTCTGTAAATAATGGAGTGAAGCTTAGTTGGGAATTAAAACAAGGACACATTGCTGCATATGCTGTTCAAGGTCATAGAGCTCGTATGGAAGATCGTTTTGTTGTAAATGAAGATATGAACAATACAGGTGTATctttatttgcaatatttgaTGGACATGGTGGAGAA tTTGCAGCAAATTATGCACGTGATAAACTTATTCcaaacattaataaaaaagtgattgaattaaaagatataatagcTGGTAAAGCAACACACATACCAGAAAACATaaaggaaaatgaagaaacagagaagaaagaggaaaaaagtaaTACAGATCACCTTGAACGCAAAAAATCTTTTCGTAAAACTGTAAGCACATCTTTAACAGATgattgtatgaaaaaaaatgttGGTGTAACTGATCCAGAATTGCTTGATAAATTGGATAGCTTGTCAAGACCAATAACAAGAGAG GTAAGACCATGTAGAACAGTGGAAAAGCCACCAAAAGtagatattacaaattacttggatggaaataaaataaactatgGTAGATTACTAACTGATGAAGTATTGGCCGTAGATAGATTATTAGTTGAGGCTGCTAAGAAAAATATGGATATAGCTG GTACAACTGCTTTAATTGCTCTCTTAGAAgacaataaattaattgtagcAAATGTTGGAGATTCAAGAGGTGTAATGTGTGATGGAAAAGGAAATGCCATACCTTTATCCTTTGACCATAAGCCACAAcaa gaaagagaaaggaggaGAATTAACAAAGCTGGTGGTTTAGTAACATTTAATGGTGTATGGAGAGTTGCTGGTATATTAGCAACTTCTCGAGCTTTAGGAGATTATccattaaaagataaaaaattagtgaTTGCTGATCctgatattttaacttttgaCCTAAGTGACCATAATCCGATGTTTATCGTCCTTGCGTCAGACGGTTTATGGGATACTTTTACAAATGAAGAGGCTGTCGCGTTTATTAAGGAACGTATAAACGAACCACATTTTGGTGCAAAAAGTATCACATTACAAAGTTATTACAG GGGTTCTGCAGACAATATAACTGTAgttgtaattaatttgaagGATCGTAAATACAGCATATCAGacatcaaatag
- the Atg4a gene encoding autophagy-related 4a isoform X4 produces MLRCGQMVLGQALIILHLGRDWQWTAETRNSTYLKILERFEDKRTAAFSIHQIASMGASEGKEVGQWFGPNTIAQVLKKLVVFDEWSSITIHVALDNTLIVNEILKQCRVEGGTTVEADGAVPLKAPSQWKPLLLLIPLRLGLSEINPIYINGLKTSFKIPQSLGVIGGKPNLALYFIGCVENEVIYLDPHTTQRSGSVGKKLEEEEIEMDATYHCKSSSRIPITGIDPSVALCFFCATEKDFKSLCKSIQEELITPEKQPLLELCAERLAQWSPVEDIASEAIATSTYVYFGIYCILKDLLHRELLYAIVYRKFTKMNKNQIEYLNIKKLDYNFIHYLFYEYVGNS; encoded by the exons ATGTTAAGATGTGGTCAAATGGTTCTTGGTCAagctttaattatattacatttag gtAGAGATTGGCAATGGACTGCAGAAACTAGAAACAGTACGTACCTGAAAATTCTAGAACGTTTTGAAGACAAACGAACTGCTGCTTTCTCTATTCACCAAATTGCATCAATGGGAGCATCAGAAGGAAAAGAAGTTGGACAATGGTTTGGACCCAACACAATAGCACAAGTATTaaa aaaattagtTGTGTTTGATGAATGGAGTTCAATTACAATACACGTTGCTTTGGATAATACATTAATagttaatgaaattt tAAAGCAATGTAGAGTAGAAGGAGGTACAACAGTGGAAGCTGATGGTGCTGTACCATTGAAAGCACCTAGCCAATGGAAACctttattacttttaatacCTCTTCGCCTTGGATTAAGCGAGATTAATCCAATCTACATTAACGGTCTTAAA ACTTCATTCAAAATTCCACAATCTCTAGGAGTAATAGGAGGAAAACCTAATCTTGCACTATATTTCATAGGATGCGTcg AAAATGAAGTAATTTATTTAGATCCTCATACAACACAAAGATCGGGTAGTGTTGGCAAAAAATTAGAAGAGGAAGAGATTGAAATGGATGCTACCTACCATTGTAAATCTTCTAGTCGTATACCTATCACGGGAATAGATCCTTCTGTAGCACTT tgTTTTTTTTGTGCAACTGAAAAGGACTTTAAATCTTTATGCAAATCTATTCAGGAAGAATTAATAACACCAGAAAAGCAACCTTTACTTGAATTATGTGCAGAAAGATTAGCGCAATGGTCACCAGTTGAAGATATAGCTTCAGAAGCTATAGCAACTTCAACTT atGTCTATTTTGGTATATACTGTATACTAAAAGATCTACTTCACCGGGAACTTTTGTACGCCATTGTATATcgtaaatttacaaaaatgaacaaaaatcaaattgaatatttaaatataaaaaaacttgattataactttatacattatttattttatgaatatgttGGTAATTCATAA
- the Atg4a gene encoding autophagy-related 4a isoform X2, with protein sequence MDSLFTQNISDEPEDIPQTDEPVWILGKKYNAIRELDIIRRDIRSKLWFTYRKNFVPIGGYNSTFTSDKGWGCMLRCGQMVLGQALIILHLGRDWQWTAETRNSTYLKILERFEDKRTAAFSIHQIASMGASEGKEVGQWFGPNTIAQQCRVEGGTTVEADGAVPLKAPSQWKPLLLLIPLRLGLSEINPIYINGLKTSFKIPQSLGVIGGKPNLALYFIGCVENEVIYLDPHTTQRSGSVGKKLEEEEIEMDATYHCKSSSRIPITGIDPSVALCFFCATEKDFKSLCKSIQEELITPEKQPLLELCAERLAQWSPVEDIASEAIATSTYVYFGIYCILKDLLHRELLYAIVYRKFTKMNKNQIEYLNIKKLDYNFIHYLFYEYVGNS encoded by the exons ATGGACAGCCTTTTCacacaaaatatttcagaCGAACCAGAGGATATACCACAAACAGATGAACCAGTATGGATTCttgggaaaaaatataatgccATAAGAG AACTGGACATAATTCGTAGGGATATAAGATCCAAGTTATGGTTTACTTACCGAAAAAATTTTGTGCCTATTGGTGGTTACAATTCTACATTTACATCCGACAAAGGTTGGGGTTGTATGTTAAGATGTGGTCAAATGGTTCTTGGTCAagctttaattatattacatttag gtAGAGATTGGCAATGGACTGCAGAAACTAGAAACAGTACGTACCTGAAAATTCTAGAACGTTTTGAAGACAAACGAACTGCTGCTTTCTCTATTCACCAAATTGCATCAATGGGAGCATCAGAAGGAAAAGAAGTTGGACAATGGTTTGGACCCAACACAATAGCACAA CAATGTAGAGTAGAAGGAGGTACAACAGTGGAAGCTGATGGTGCTGTACCATTGAAAGCACCTAGCCAATGGAAACctttattacttttaatacCTCTTCGCCTTGGATTAAGCGAGATTAATCCAATCTACATTAACGGTCTTAAA ACTTCATTCAAAATTCCACAATCTCTAGGAGTAATAGGAGGAAAACCTAATCTTGCACTATATTTCATAGGATGCGTcg AAAATGAAGTAATTTATTTAGATCCTCATACAACACAAAGATCGGGTAGTGTTGGCAAAAAATTAGAAGAGGAAGAGATTGAAATGGATGCTACCTACCATTGTAAATCTTCTAGTCGTATACCTATCACGGGAATAGATCCTTCTGTAGCACTT tgTTTTTTTTGTGCAACTGAAAAGGACTTTAAATCTTTATGCAAATCTATTCAGGAAGAATTAATAACACCAGAAAAGCAACCTTTACTTGAATTATGTGCAGAAAGATTAGCGCAATGGTCACCAGTTGAAGATATAGCTTCAGAAGCTATAGCAACTTCAACTT atGTCTATTTTGGTATATACTGTATACTAAAAGATCTACTTCACCGGGAACTTTTGTACGCCATTGTATATcgtaaatttacaaaaatgaacaaaaatcaaattgaatatttaaatataaaaaaacttgattataactttatacattatttattttatgaatatgttGGTAATTCATAA
- the Atg4a gene encoding autophagy-related 4a isoform X3: protein MDSLFTQNISDEPEDIPQTDEPVWILGKKYNAIRELDIIRRDIRSKLWFTYRKNFVPIGGYNSTFTSDKGWGCMLRCGQMVLGQALIILHLGRDWQWTAETRNSTYLKILERFEDKRTAAFSIHQIASMGASEGKEVGQWFGPNTIAQVLKKLVVFDEWSSITIHVALDNTLIVNEILKQCRVEGGTTVEADGAVPLKAPSQWKPLLLLIPLRLGLSEINPIYINGLKTSFKIPQSLGVIGGKPNLALYFIGCVENEVIYLDPHTTQRSGSVGKKLEEEEIEMDATYHCKSSSRIPITGIDPSVALCFFCATEKDFKSLCKSIQEELITPEKQPLLELCAERLAQWSPVEDIASEAIATSTFVDFEHIDPQCDTSDEDFELLG, encoded by the exons ATGGACAGCCTTTTCacacaaaatatttcagaCGAACCAGAGGATATACCACAAACAGATGAACCAGTATGGATTCttgggaaaaaatataatgccATAAGAG AACTGGACATAATTCGTAGGGATATAAGATCCAAGTTATGGTTTACTTACCGAAAAAATTTTGTGCCTATTGGTGGTTACAATTCTACATTTACATCCGACAAAGGTTGGGGTTGTATGTTAAGATGTGGTCAAATGGTTCTTGGTCAagctttaattatattacatttag gtAGAGATTGGCAATGGACTGCAGAAACTAGAAACAGTACGTACCTGAAAATTCTAGAACGTTTTGAAGACAAACGAACTGCTGCTTTCTCTATTCACCAAATTGCATCAATGGGAGCATCAGAAGGAAAAGAAGTTGGACAATGGTTTGGACCCAACACAATAGCACAAGTATTaaa aaaattagtTGTGTTTGATGAATGGAGTTCAATTACAATACACGTTGCTTTGGATAATACATTAATagttaatgaaattt tAAAGCAATGTAGAGTAGAAGGAGGTACAACAGTGGAAGCTGATGGTGCTGTACCATTGAAAGCACCTAGCCAATGGAAACctttattacttttaatacCTCTTCGCCTTGGATTAAGCGAGATTAATCCAATCTACATTAACGGTCTTAAA ACTTCATTCAAAATTCCACAATCTCTAGGAGTAATAGGAGGAAAACCTAATCTTGCACTATATTTCATAGGATGCGTcg AAAATGAAGTAATTTATTTAGATCCTCATACAACACAAAGATCGGGTAGTGTTGGCAAAAAATTAGAAGAGGAAGAGATTGAAATGGATGCTACCTACCATTGTAAATCTTCTAGTCGTATACCTATCACGGGAATAGATCCTTCTGTAGCACTT tgTTTTTTTTGTGCAACTGAAAAGGACTTTAAATCTTTATGCAAATCTATTCAGGAAGAATTAATAACACCAGAAAAGCAACCTTTACTTGAATTATGTGCAGAAAGATTAGCGCAATGGTCACCAGTTGAAGATATAGCTTCAGAAGCTATAGCAACTTCAACTT TTGTAGATTTTGAACATATAGATCCACAATGTGATACATCTGATGAAGACTTTGAATTACTTGGTTGA
- the LOC139988408 gene encoding protein phosphatase 1L isoform X1, which translates to MTVLPMQFTAYSNVIHISLQLYPTYVSYMKLVSKFAVGIPTGLNAGINSPLGYFWRIMRVYALKPEVLICGAVLAIILFYIQAVDIWSRSLLGKIQYTLGRTTSKVSKLPFLVNDSVNNGVKLSWELKQGHIAAYAVQGHRARMEDRFVVNEDMNNTGVSLFAIFDGHGGEFAANYARDKLIPNINKKVIELKDIIAGKATHIPENIKENEETEKKEEKSNTDHLERKKSFRKTVSTSLTDDCMKKNVGVTDPELLDKLDSLSRPITREVRPCRTVEKPPKVDITNYLDGNKINYGRLLTDEVLAVDRLLVEAAKKNMDIAGTTALIALLEDNKLIVANVGDSRGVMCDGKGNAIPLSFDHKPQQERERRRINKAGGLVTFNGVWRVAGILATSRALGDYPLKDKKLVIADPDILTFDLSDHNPMFIVLASDGLWDTFTNEEAVAFIKERINEPHFGAKSITLQSYYRGSADNITVVVINLKDRKYSISDIK; encoded by the exons acATATGTATCATACATGAAGCTAGTGTCAAAGTTTGCAGTGGGTATTCCCACAGGATTAAATGCTGGCATAAATTCTCCTTTGGGCTATTTTTGGAGAATCATGAGAGTCTATGCATTGAAGCCAGAAGTATTAATTTGTGGTGCGGTTTTGgcaataattctattttatatacaagCTGTTGATATATGGAGCCGATCACTACTAGGAAAAATCCAATATACACTTGGTCGTACTACATCAAAA GTATCAAAACTACCATTTTTAGTTAATGATTCTGTAAATAATGGAGTGAAGCTTAGTTGGGAATTAAAACAAGGACACATTGCTGCATATGCTGTTCAAGGTCATAGAGCTCGTATGGAAGATCGTTTTGTTGTAAATGAAGATATGAACAATACAGGTGTATctttatttgcaatatttgaTGGACATGGTGGAGAA tTTGCAGCAAATTATGCACGTGATAAACTTATTCcaaacattaataaaaaagtgattgaattaaaagatataatagcTGGTAAAGCAACACACATACCAGAAAACATaaaggaaaatgaagaaacagagaagaaagaggaaaaaagtaaTACAGATCACCTTGAACGCAAAAAATCTTTTCGTAAAACTGTAAGCACATCTTTAACAGATgattgtatgaaaaaaaatgttGGTGTAACTGATCCAGAATTGCTTGATAAATTGGATAGCTTGTCAAGACCAATAACAAGAGAG GTAAGACCATGTAGAACAGTGGAAAAGCCACCAAAAGtagatattacaaattacttggatggaaataaaataaactatgGTAGATTACTAACTGATGAAGTATTGGCCGTAGATAGATTATTAGTTGAGGCTGCTAAGAAAAATATGGATATAGCTG GTACAACTGCTTTAATTGCTCTCTTAGAAgacaataaattaattgtagcAAATGTTGGAGATTCAAGAGGTGTAATGTGTGATGGAAAAGGAAATGCCATACCTTTATCCTTTGACCATAAGCCACAAcaa gaaagagaaaggaggaGAATTAACAAAGCTGGTGGTTTAGTAACATTTAATGGTGTATGGAGAGTTGCTGGTATATTAGCAACTTCTCGAGCTTTAGGAGATTATccattaaaagataaaaaattagtgaTTGCTGATCctgatattttaacttttgaCCTAAGTGACCATAATCCGATGTTTATCGTCCTTGCGTCAGACGGTTTATGGGATACTTTTACAAATGAAGAGGCTGTCGCGTTTATTAAGGAACGTATAAACGAACCACATTTTGGTGCAAAAAGTATCACATTACAAAGTTATTACAG GGGTTCTGCAGACAATATAACTGTAgttgtaattaatttgaagGATCGTAAATACAGCATATCAGacatcaaatag